A segment of the Halogeometricum sp. S3BR5-2 genome:
CTTCTGCTGACAGCGCTGTTCCTCATCGTGGCCTATTACGTGACTGTCGGGTATCCGACTCTCGGCATCGTCAACCTGGTGCCGATTGCGGTGGCTATCGCGTTTATCGCAGGGACCATGCGCTACGCGAATATCCCGCTCAACGCCATGACGGGGACGATTCTCTCTATCGCGGTCGGACTTGGAGTGGACTACTCCGCGCATATGGTCCACCGCTTCGCTGAGGAGTATGAGGGGCCCGGCACCGCCGTCGAATCACTGTACGCGACCGTTCGCGGGACCGGCGGCGCCCTCACGGCCAGCATGCTGACCACCGTCACCGGTATCGGCGTCCTCGTCATCGCTCTCACGCCCATCCTCGGACAGTTCGGGATGGTAATCGCTATCAGCATCTTCTACTCCTATCTCGCGTCTGTCGTCGTCCTCCCGTCGACGCTCGTCGTCTGGGACCGCTACATTGGCTACAAAACAACGATGCTCACCAACAAAAAAGATGTCAAATCAGTCTGAAACTGCAGAGTTACTGACGTGGTACGGGCTGTCCACCTACGAGGCGAGCGTGTTCGTCTCGCTCCTAGAACTGGAAAGCGGAACCGCCAAAGAGGTTTCCAAACACTCGGGCGTCCCGCAGTCACAAGTGTACGGCGCCGCGGATTCGCTTCAGGAACAAGGGTTCATCGAGGCACAGGAGTCGAGACCGCGAGTGTACCAGCCGATAGACGTGGACGAAGCCATCAGTCGGCTGAAGGCGCGACACGAACGGCGAACCGACGCCGCGGAACGGAACCTGCGGCGTATCCAAGAGAACCGGGAGACCGAATCGGAGGAGCAGAAGGAAGCCGTCTGGACGATCAACGGCATCGACGCCGTCAAATCGCGGATGATGAGCATCATTTCGGACGCCGAAGAGAAGATAGTACTCGGTATCGGCGGGGAGTCACCCCTCACTGACACGCTGGAATCGCTACTCCGACAGAAAGACGCGACGGGTATCGATGTCGTCGTCGTCACGAACAGCGACCGAGTCTCCACGCAGTTCGACAGCGTCGGTGCGGTGCTCACGCAGGAGGAGGTGTCGGGCGACGAATCGCCGTCCCGACACATCCTCATCGCGGACGGCGAGACGATACTCTTCGGCGTCCGAACGAACGGTAGCGAGACGGCGATCTGGAGTTCGGAGACGGACTTCGCCGACGTGCTGATCGAATTCGCTCGAAAGAGGATGGTTCTCTAAGGACGCGGCTCTCGACTCCTACCGAGACGACCGGCTGTTTTCGCCCTTGTTTTCCACCGAACGCGAAAGGACTCAGCGAGTCGTGTCACCGAACGGCCGACGGCGCGGCCGGGAATCGCTCCCTCGAACTGCAACTCCGCTTCCCCTCAGGCCGCAGACGAGTCCAGCACCGCGCGCTGTCGTCCTCTCCCGACACAGTCTCGGCGTCGGTGATCCGAACCCGAAGAACGGTGCTACACGGCCCGACGCCGTTTCGACGGCCCGTCAGCCGTCCGCGGTCTCAAACGAGACGGACTCGACCCCCTCCCCGTCGCCGTCTTCGTTCGAGCGACGAGGTTGCAGGCGACGCTGTGAGTCCGTTCGGTGTTCGGACGCAACCGTCGACGTTCCCGAGGACGGCTTGGCGCCGTAACTCTTCAGAGGCGGTCGTACCGTCAACCTTTCGCGGGCGTCCGTTGCGCGTGGACTCGGGGTCGCTCGTCGGGACGCGACCGGGGTTCGAGAGGCTCGCTTCGCTGCAGGACTGTCCCCACACGAACGTCGGCGCTGTCGGACGGGCTCTCGATTCTGGACGGGTTCGTGGCTTTGATTCGGGACCGACGGTGGGTGGCCGGTCGTGCAGGAAGGCTCGGCTGAGCAGCGATGTTCGACAGTGCGTGGGCTCGTGCCGAACGTCGAGCACGACTTCCATCGCTTCCGACGCAGACGGATTCCGTCGGTCTGCTCTCACGAGGAAGTCGTCGCGGCCTTCGACGCTTCGCGGAGGTCCGATGGACGGGATGACCGCGATAGCGGCTTCCGCGCGGGAGACACGGTGTTTGCCCCGGCAGCGGTACAATATCTCCCCGGCCGTTCGCTCACGTCGCCGAGCGCAGCGGTCGGGCCGCAGTCGCCACCGAGGGTCGCTGTCGCTCTCGGGGTCAAGTGTCGGCATAAAGGAAGAGCGTCGAGAGCCGGCGTGAGCCGGTGGTTATGGTTGGTTCGAGTCGTTAGTCGCGGCGGACTGCCAGCAGAGCCGCAGCCAGCAGCGCCGTCACGGCAACGACAACACCGAAGCCGGGCGTGCCACCGTCAGTGGAGCCCGTCGTGGTTTCGCCACCCTCAGTGGGCGATTCGCCGCCCTCCGTGGGCGTTTCTTCGGTGTCCGTGGGCATCTCGGTCTCGGTGTCGGTCATCCCGTCGTCCGTCCCGGGAGTCTCCGACATCGTGCCTTCGCCCATCGTGCCCGTCATGTTCGAGCCTTCGACGATGATGCCGTCCTCGTCAGCGATTTCGTCGCCGTCGCTGCGGACGACCATGTTGAACTCCGTTCCGACTTCGATGTCGGAAGTGTCGAACGTCGTGGAGACGGTGCCGTTCGCGTCGGTGTCGACCGTGTTCGAGAGCAGGAACGCGGAGTCAGAGGCCGAACTGCGCAGGCGGACGATGACTTCGGAGCCGCCAGCGAGGTTCGTGTCGAACTCGACCTGTGCGTTCTGCGACTGCGGGACCTCGAACTGGTCGTCGTCGTTCAGGTCAAGGTCCGCGTTCGCGTCCTCGGCTATGAACGTCGTGGAGACGCTCTCTTCTTCCTCGTCGTCGACGTAGTCGATCGGACTCACGTCCGCGTCCTCGTCGCCGACGGTGAAGACCGCCTCGTACTGTTCTTCGTCTTCCAGGTCGACGTTACGCGTGTCGACGACCACGAAGACCTGATTGTCGGCGACCGACTGGTCCTGGTAGATCTCGGCGTTGCTGCTGTCCAGCGTCAGGCCGCTGTTGTCGTCAGCGTTCGCGCCGGAGTCTCCTTCCTCGATGTCGAGGTTGAGACCGTTGTCGGCCTGACCGTTGATCGTGGTGATGTCGTCCTCGTCGACGATGCCGGAGATGCCGCTCGCGTTGATCTGGACGACCAGACGGTCGTCGATGGCGAGCGTGCTGCTCCGGTTGACCTCTTCGAGGAGTTCCTCGACGTCGTCGTACTCGCCGGCGTTACCGCTCGGCGCGGTCCACGTGTTGATACCGTTCGTGCTGCGTTCGCCGAGGTCGAGCGTCGCGACGTCCTGCTCGTCGACGACTTCGTCGTCGTCGACGTCGTACGCGAGCGACGTGCTCGTGCGGAGGTCGTAGTCACCGGTCTCGAGTCGCTCGTCGAGCGTGCCGTCGAGACTGTCGCCGATGTCACCGTTCTCCGCTTCGATGTCGCCCGTCGCCAGTTCGAGTTCGTCGTCAGAGTCCTCGACGAGCTCGAACGGGTTGGTGTTCTCCTCGTTCGCGGTGTAGCTGTTGAACGTGAAGTTCACCACGCCGTCCTCGTCGTCGTCGGTCAGTTGGACGGCTTCGAGGTAGTTCACGTCCTCACCGCCGACGAAGACGTACGCTTCTTCGCGGTCTTCCATGTTGACCGACATCTCGACGACGTCACCGACCTGTTCGGTGTAGACCGAGTCGGCGAAGTTGACGTCCGCCTCGTCGTCGGTGACTTCGATGGACGCCGAGTCGGAGGCCGTCGTGTCCGTCACTTCGACGTCGAAGTTGTAGTCACCGGCGTCGATGTCGTCCGAGAAGTTAGCCGTGATGTCCGTATCGGTGTCGGATTCGAGGTAGACCGTGTCGTCCTCGTCGTTCACACCGACGAACTGCGAGGCCTCGCCGAAGATGTCCTCGAGGTCGTCGGCGTCCAGACCGTCGGCGCCGACTTCGACAAGGTAGTCACTGCGACCGGATTCGAGTTCGAGGTCCTCCTCGTCGTCCTGGTTGACCGAGTCTTCGCTCCAGTTGGCCGTGAGGCTCTGGACCGCGACCTCGAACTCGATCGCGTTCTCGCCGTTCACACCGCCGTCCCCGGCGACGACGTAGTCACCTTCGAGATCGTTGGTGTCGATCTCGACGATACCGTCGTCGGTGGGATTGAGTTGGCTGATGAAGCTACTCTGGGTGATGTCTCCGTCTTCGCGCTCGTCGACCTCTCGGAGCGTGACGTCGTCGCCCAGGGTGCTGGTGTTGATGTGCACCACTTCGCCCTGGAAGTTGACGTCACCGATCTCGTTGACACCGAGGTCGAAGGTGACCTCCGTGTCGGTTTCGCTCGTCGAGTTCGACATGTTGAACGAGGCCGGACCGGTGTCTCCGGGTTCGAGATCGCTCGTGTCGTACACGAGCGTGACGGTGATGGTACTGCCGGTCACCGCGGCGTCACCAGTGTTCTCGATACCGATGGTGGCCTCTTCATCGTCGACCGAACTCTCAACGATTTCGAGATCGTCGCTGGCAGCCGTCGCACCGACGCCGAGCAGTTCGGCGTCGTTCGGGAGACTGCTCGTGTCAATCGTTATCGTTTCTGTCTCACCTTCGGCGATAGACGTCTCGAAGGTAAATTCTTGGGTAGCCGTGTCCTGACCGACGGCGACGTTGGCCTCGGGGCCGGTTTCGATGCTGTCGGCGTCGAAGGCGCTGACCGTTCCAACGCCCGCGAAGACCGACATGGCCACGAGTGCCGCCATCAGCAGGGCACGAAGATTGTTTGTTTCGCTCATAGTGTTTTGGATTCGACAATACGGCTTTGGCTCTGAGGCGCTCAGAGCGCCCGAAAGCTACTCACCAGTATCGTCCTGGGTAGGGGTATTCTTCGGTAGCCGACCTGCGCATAAATACTTTCTGAAGAAGAGCTTCTATTCTTGTACTTTTAGTCTATCGATAGGTAGTAACGGAGTAGTATCCTGCGGAAATATGGAGTAGCATTAGAAAACATACAAAAATACTACATCAGTATATTTTCTCTCAGTGGTACTCCTATTTACGCGTACTGAACCCCCCAGAGTCCGAAGAGAAGCGTTCTTGTGCGGTAGTGCCTCCGGAGGCCAGTGAGTGCCACCCGAGGGAAGATTGCCCTTGTGTGATGTTTATATTGTATTATTCTACAATCTATCTAGATTACGGATTACGAAACTAGTATTGTAATGCTTTCGACGGACAGTTAAGTAAAGCCACGGTCGAAGATAGGTATACAAGGTTGTAAATACCAACAATAAGAACATCACTACAACCTGTGAGACGGTCCATTCTGTTCGCCCCCGCTACGCTGTCGTCCCAATTCACTCGCTCCGAGAACGCGGTCTGTATCTTCGGTGAGAGGGAAGTCACACCGATCTATCAGTTGAGATCGATGAAGTCTACGTGACTGCGAAGGCTGAAAGGTCGCGAGCGCGAACTCTCGGTGGCACTCGCGTGGCCCCTTGACACATAGTCGCGGAACGTATGCTGAGGGCAAGCCCGAGGTCACACTCGTTAATTACGTCAGCGACCAGTGGTTTGTCGTTCCAGCGAAGTTCGACGACGAATCGACCGCGCGACTCCTTCCCAGAGTTGTCGAGAAAGAGTCGCTCACCGCCTACATCGGTAGATTTCGAGGGTACGACCCACTCAACGATGAACAGAATTACCAGCGCGAAGCAGTCATTCGGAGTGAAGGGGACTACGTCCTGAGTAGCGCGTGCGAAGTTATCGATAGAAACCTCATAGACCGATATTCAATACCTGAGTTATAAGCCCCCTCGTGGGAGTGCTAGTGTTTATCGTCGGTCTGCTCGGGTTTATTTAGCCACAAAAGACACTCGGATTCTGGTTCTTCGGGATTCTTTCAGAATATACTTTTCTCGAACGCGGATAGATATTCTTCCGAGGTCTTAAAGCCATCTGTATACTCGTGGATATCTGGGTTGCAACCTCGGATAGACTCAATTGCTCAAGTTAACTTCTGTATTCATCAATCTCAGGAGTACCATCTCTCTGGTAGCAAACTTTACCCAGTAGAATGCTCTACTGAAGAACAGGGTCACGTCGGTGAAGATGGAAGACGACACTAAGTCTCGGCTCAAACTGTTACAGGCCGAAATTCGGCTGAAGACAGGCAAACGAGTAACCCCACAGGACATCCTCGCACGGCTCGTTGAGCATGCCATTGAGTCCAAGGCAGGCCTCGTCGACTCGTTCCGAGAGGAACGTGTTCCCCTGGCCGAATCCGAGCGCGAGAAGTTCCACGATGGGATGGTCTCGTCGGCACTGTCTAGTTAACCTCTTCAGCCGGCGTTCGTCCATTGAGCGCTTGATGCGGTCGTTGAACGTTATAGTAATGAGCGAACAGTGCAAGCCACTGGCGGACGCTCAGCCGACTGCCCACCCACGAATTATGGAAGCGGTCAACTCGCATTTTGAGGGTGTGAAACCACTTTTCGATCAGATTTCGGTCCGTATAGTCGACCCGACCGCTCAGCCCTAATCGAGAGAGTGCAGTCCGATAACCGAATTGATCGACCAGAAACACCGTGTCTTCGCAATTGTGTTTCTCGACGACTCCGTGAAGGAACGCAGCCGCCGAATCGGTGCCATGTCTTTTGAACAGCTGTACGTCGAGAAGTAACTTGGTGTCGATGTCTATTGCAGCGTACAACCAAGACCACTCGCCATTGATTTTGACAGCGGTTTCGTCGACGGCGACCCGCGACGGCTGCGCCGAAGGCGGGTCTGAGACGCTGTCAGCCAGTCGATGTACCCACTGGAAAATCGCCTGAAACGAGCGATCTACGCCGAGTAGATGCAGAATCGCCTCTGTTTCCCTGAGCGAGAGACCGGCAGCGTGGAGGCGGACGGCGAACGCCCTGACGGGCGTCCCCAGAACCCTTCGGGTTCTGGTGTGCGAACGAGACGTGAAGCGTCTCGTCAACGTTCGAAAGACGCGATGCGTCTTTCGGGCCCACAAACTCGCTTCGCGAGTTTGGGACGTCGCCGTCCGCTCCCGCTGCCAACATTCAAGCGTTGCAGTGTCTAAACTCTCTTTGAGCAGGTCTGAGAGTAGCATGAATCACTAGCTCTTCAACCTGCTCGTCCTTATCTAGACAGTGCCGCGGAGCTTAGTGTTGGATTGATTCATCGCCGATAGGAGCCTCCCAGAGAAGGATGGCCGTTGCCCCAACGACGAGAACGATACCACCGACACCCAGTGCAAACAGCGGAGAGACGGCGTCGGATATGACGCCGCTTCCGAGTTGAAACGGGACGACTGCGAGGCCGCTGACCATCGCCATCGCACTTAGAACGGTGGCGCGAGCGAGCGTCTCCACACGGTCATTGATGTACTGCCCGGCGAACGAACGGGTGACATCCGAGACTCCTCGAATCAGAAGGAACGTCGGAAGGGCAAGCACCGGGAGGAAGTACATCCCGATCAGCGCGCCACCAACGGCGAACGGGAGGACGAGAAACCACGTTTGTAGTCCGATCGTCTCTCTGATTGCCCCCGTGTAGTAGTTGAGTACCGCGCCGACGAGACTGTACGCCGCATAGAACCACCCTAACAGGGTTTCGACCTGTGATTGCTGGATTCCGAGGTCGAGAACGACGGTCTCGAAGATCGGCTGGAGGAAGACGAATACGAGGTACGTGACCGCGGCGTACAGAACATAGTAGTAGAGCAGGAACGACCGCAAACGGCGACGACCGAGGACCGTTCTCACGATACGGACCGTTCGACGGAGGCTCAACTCCTCAGTCGCGGTTTCCTTGTACGTCTGGGGTTCGTCAAGCGTGAGCAGTACCACGACCCCGAGACTCGTCACGCCCGCTGCGACGAACCAGGGATACGAGAGGTCGATGCTGCCGAGATACCCACCGAGAATCGCCGCACCGGCTCCAACGGCCAACGCCGCCGATTCTCCTCGCCCCCGAACGTGGGCAAACTCGTCTTCGGAGAGGTCGTCGGTGAGTGTGTCGTAGAGCCACGCGTCTTCGCTCCCGGAGCGGAAGTTGTAGCCCAGTGACCAGCAGACGTAGAGGCCTGCCAGCGGAAGAAACGAGTTCGACAGACCGATACCGAGGAGTGTCAGTGATATGAGTGACGTCCCGATGAGGAGGCTGTTGCGTCGTCCAACGCGGTCGCCGATGTAGCCAGTCGGTATCTCTCCGAACAACGTCGTCAGATTGTAGAGCACCTCCAGAATGGAAATCTGAGTGAACGAAAGCCCCTGAGCCAAAAAGAAGAGGTACATGATGGGCCGATAGAATTCGACCGCTTTCGTCGACTTGTATATGTAATACTGTAGGATGTTTCCAGAGACAGCCTCCCGGATGCCATCTCCTGTGGCTTCTCCCATGCGTATGCTGGCGAAGGAAGAGCCGACAAGTATAGCCTGTTATTACAGAATAGCTGATTAGTGCATATTTCGGCGTATTTAGCCGGTATACTCATCTGATCAATTGCTCTAAGAAGCGGTCGGATGGTGATTAGTCAACGGTCAATTCACACCGCTGTTCTGAGCGATTCCATTCTCTAACACCAGTGCCGAGTCCGTTGACCGATTCGCGCCCTCTATTCAGCACGCTCGCAGAGACCTCGTCGAACGTTGTCAGTAACTAGGTACTGAGTACAGAGGGAGTATGCAGCAGAGCGTTACCCTTCATTTCACAGTGGATGGGTCAAACGAACCGATTAGACGAGCGTGCGAATTTGTCGGTGGAAGTATGAGTAGGACTGTCTAATTCCACGGTATGGACTTATCACGCCGTTCCCGGTTCGTCATCTACGAGTCTCTGTTTATTATCCTCGGATTCGCAATCGCCGCTCAGATCGCGCCCCCAGACATCTATAGCCAACTACTCGGGACGTTCGTGATCCTCACGATTACACTCCCACTTTCCTACTGGCTGGTGTACAAACGTCAGTAACAGAGACACATCCGTTTTATTATTGAGCAACCACGTTCTTCAGCGATTAGAACATGACCAGCTATCTGGGCGTCTCTCGGCGGGACGTCGGGGCAGGCCTCGCCGCAGGCGGGTCGGCTTTCCTTGGTGCCGTCCTGATTAACCTCTGGAACTTCGTTCAGACATTCAGAGCCCGCGGATTCAACTCCGCTAGCATAGCGGAGTACCGACGAGGAAGTGAGATCATCTTTCTCGGGGGTATCTTCGCACCGATTA
Coding sequences within it:
- a CDS encoding TrmB family transcriptional regulator, with amino-acid sequence MSNQSETAELLTWYGLSTYEASVFVSLLELESGTAKEVSKHSGVPQSQVYGAADSLQEQGFIEAQESRPRVYQPIDVDEAISRLKARHERRTDAAERNLRRIQENRETESEEQKEAVWTINGIDAVKSRMMSIISDAEEKIVLGIGGESPLTDTLESLLRQKDATGIDVVVVTNSDRVSTQFDSVGAVLTQEEVSGDESPSRHILIADGETILFGVRTNGSETAIWSSETDFADVLIEFARKRMVL
- a CDS encoding BGTF surface domain-containing protein, translated to MSETNNLRALLMAALVAMSVFAGVGTVSAFDADSIETGPEANVAVGQDTATQEFTFETSIAEGETETITIDTSSLPNDAELLGVGATAASDDLEIVESSVDDEEATIGIENTGDAAVTGSTITVTLVYDTSDLEPGDTGPASFNMSNSTSETDTEVTFDLGVNEIGDVNFQGEVVHINTSTLGDDVTLREVDEREDGDITQSSFISQLNPTDDGIVEIDTNDLEGDYVVAGDGGVNGENAIEFEVAVQSLTANWSEDSVNQDDEEDLELESGRSDYLVEVGADGLDADDLEDIFGEASQFVGVNDEDDTVYLESDTDTDITANFSDDIDAGDYNFDVEVTDTTASDSASIEVTDDEADVNFADSVYTEQVGDVVEMSVNMEDREEAYVFVGGEDVNYLEAVQLTDDDEDGVVNFTFNSYTANEENTNPFELVEDSDDELELATGDIEAENGDIGDSLDGTLDERLETGDYDLRTSTSLAYDVDDDEVVDEQDVATLDLGERSTNGINTWTAPSGNAGEYDDVEELLEEVNRSSTLAIDDRLVVQINASGISGIVDEDDITTINGQADNGLNLDIEEGDSGANADDNSGLTLDSSNAEIYQDQSVADNQVFVVVDTRNVDLEDEEQYEAVFTVGDEDADVSPIDYVDDEEEESVSTTFIAEDANADLDLNDDDQFEVPQSQNAQVEFDTNLAGGSEVIVRLRSSASDSAFLLSNTVDTDANGTVSTTFDTSDIEVGTEFNMVVRSDGDEIADEDGIIVEGSNMTGTMGEGTMSETPGTDDGMTDTETEMPTDTEETPTEGGESPTEGGETTTGSTDGGTPGFGVVVAVTALLAAALLAVRRD
- a CDS encoding MFS transporter — protein: MGEATGDGIREAVSGNILQYYIYKSTKAVEFYRPIMYLFFLAQGLSFTQISILEVLYNLTTLFGEIPTGYIGDRVGRRNSLLIGTSLISLTLLGIGLSNSFLPLAGLYVCWSLGYNFRSGSEDAWLYDTLTDDLSEDEFAHVRGRGESAALAVGAGAAILGGYLGSIDLSYPWFVAAGVTSLGVVVLLTLDEPQTYKETATEELSLRRTVRIVRTVLGRRRLRSFLLYYYVLYAAVTYLVFVFLQPIFETVVLDLGIQQSQVETLLGWFYAAYSLVGAVLNYYTGAIRETIGLQTWFLVLPFAVGGALIGMYFLPVLALPTFLLIRGVSDVTRSFAGQYINDRVETLARATVLSAMAMVSGLAVVPFQLGSGVISDAVSPLFALGVGGIVLVVGATAILLWEAPIGDESIQH
- a CDS encoding DUF7534 family protein — translated: MDLSRRSRFVIYESLFIILGFAIAAQIAPPDIYSQLLGTFVILTITLPLSYWLVYKRQ